A region of Onychomys torridus chromosome 10, mOncTor1.1, whole genome shotgun sequence DNA encodes the following proteins:
- the Rhbdd3 gene encoding rhomboid domain-containing protein 3 isoform X2 has protein sequence MTTIDQTMRARDSPGSLSRALPLASSVLMLLMSCLWLLGAGPSLTLAPELLLDPWQVHRLVTHALGHTALPGLLLSLLLLPTLGWWQECHLGTLRFLHNSTLLALAVGLLAVLLTGLGLSSAAGGCGYMPVHLAMLARQSYYPGWPQGTLPPWLLPWLLLALTLLLSSEPPFLQLLCGLLAGLAYAAGAFRWLELSEQRLQVLQDSVLCRTLARCWPLRLLPTPGSLAELPVTFPAGVSSWSHSDGSAQLPPGLGPVQLTRKDSERGSDWAASSFAPGSPMWAALDEQMLQKGIQASLLEASVQGPQSSVWLPKASVSSLRLQQLEHMGFPTEQAAVALAATGRVEGAVSLLVEGLVDTETLGTEGRSGPAHCKGAGPS, from the exons ATGACTACCATCGACCAAACTATGCGTGCCCGGGATTCCCCTGGCTCACTGTCCCGGGCATTGCCCCTTGCCTCCTCGGTCCTGATGCTCCTCATGAGCTGCCTGTGGTTATTGGGGGCCGGCCCCAGCCTCACATTGGCTCCGGAGCTGCTGCTGGACCCCTGGCAGG TGCACCGGCTAGTGACCCATGCTCTGGGCCACACTGCACTGCCAGGCCTGCTCCTGAGCCTGCTGCTCCTGCCCACTCTGGGCTGGTGGCAGGAATGCCATTTGGGCACTCTGCGCTTCCTGCACAACTCCACCTTGCTTGCCCTGGCTGTTGGGCTGCTGGCTGTACTGCTGACAGGCCTCGGGCTGTCCAGTGCAGCTGGAGGTTGTGGATATATGCCTGTCCATCTGGCCATGCTGGCAAGGCAGAGTTACTACCCTGGGTGGCCTCAGGGGACACTGCCACCATGGCTGCTCCCATGGCTGCTGTTGGCCCTGACCCTGCTACTCAGCTCTGAGCCGCCCTTCCTGCAGCTCCTTTGTGGCCTTCTTGCTGGCCTAGCCT ATGCTGCTGGGGCCTTCCGGTGGCTGGAGCTCTCTGAGCAGAGACTGCAGGTGTTACAGGACAGTGTCCTTTGCAGGACTCTGGCCCGGTGCTGGCCACTGAGGCTCCTTCCCACCCCAGGCAGTCTGGCTGAACTGCCTGTCACTTTTCCTGCTGGAGTGAG CTCCTGGTCTCACAGTGATGGCTCTGCCCAGCTTCCACCAGGCCTGGGGCCTGTGCAGCTGACACGGAAGGACTCAGAGAGGGGCTCGGACTGGGCTGCGTCCAGCTTTGCTCCAGGAAGCCCGATGTGGGCAGCCCTAGATGAGCAAATGCTACAGAAAGGGATCCAGGCTTCGCTCCTGGAGGCATCAGTGCAGGGTCCCCAGAGCTCGGTGTGGTTGCCCAAGGCCTCCGTGTCTTCTCTACG ACTGCAGCAGCTGGAGCACATGGGATTTCCCACTGAGCAGGCCGCAGTAGCCTTGGCAGCTACAGGACGTGTGGAGGGTGCAGTGTCTCTGCTGGTTGAAGGGCTGGTGGACACTGAGACCCTAGGGACCGAGGGGAGGAGTGGTCCTGCCCACTGCAAGGGCGCTGGGCCCTCATAG
- the Rhbdd3 gene encoding rhomboid domain-containing protein 3 isoform X1 codes for MTTIDQTMRARDSPGSLSRALPLASSVLMLLMSCLWLLGAGPSLTLAPELLLDPWQVHRLVTHALGHTALPGLLLSLLLLPTLGWWQECHLGTLRFLHNSTLLALAVGLLAVLLTGLGLSSAAGGCGYMPVHLAMLARQSYYPGWPQGTLPPWLLPWLLLALTLLLSSEPPFLQLLCGLLAGLAYAAGAFRWLELSEQRLQVLQDSVLCRTLARCWPLRLLPTPGSLAELPVTFPAGVRPGSPYLASPSSWSHSDGSAQLPPGLGPVQLTRKDSERGSDWAASSFAPGSPMWAALDEQMLQKGIQASLLEASVQGPQSSVWLPKASVSSLRLQQLEHMGFPTEQAAVALAATGRVEGAVSLLVEGLVDTETLGTEGRSGPAHCKGAGPS; via the exons ATGACTACCATCGACCAAACTATGCGTGCCCGGGATTCCCCTGGCTCACTGTCCCGGGCATTGCCCCTTGCCTCCTCGGTCCTGATGCTCCTCATGAGCTGCCTGTGGTTATTGGGGGCCGGCCCCAGCCTCACATTGGCTCCGGAGCTGCTGCTGGACCCCTGGCAGG TGCACCGGCTAGTGACCCATGCTCTGGGCCACACTGCACTGCCAGGCCTGCTCCTGAGCCTGCTGCTCCTGCCCACTCTGGGCTGGTGGCAGGAATGCCATTTGGGCACTCTGCGCTTCCTGCACAACTCCACCTTGCTTGCCCTGGCTGTTGGGCTGCTGGCTGTACTGCTGACAGGCCTCGGGCTGTCCAGTGCAGCTGGAGGTTGTGGATATATGCCTGTCCATCTGGCCATGCTGGCAAGGCAGAGTTACTACCCTGGGTGGCCTCAGGGGACACTGCCACCATGGCTGCTCCCATGGCTGCTGTTGGCCCTGACCCTGCTACTCAGCTCTGAGCCGCCCTTCCTGCAGCTCCTTTGTGGCCTTCTTGCTGGCCTAGCCT ATGCTGCTGGGGCCTTCCGGTGGCTGGAGCTCTCTGAGCAGAGACTGCAGGTGTTACAGGACAGTGTCCTTTGCAGGACTCTGGCCCGGTGCTGGCCACTGAGGCTCCTTCCCACCCCAGGCAGTCTGGCTGAACTGCCTGTCACTTTTCCTGCTGGAGTGAG GCCTGGATCTCCTTACCTTGCTTCCCCAAGCTCCTGGTCTCACAGTGATGGCTCTGCCCAGCTTCCACCAGGCCTGGGGCCTGTGCAGCTGACACGGAAGGACTCAGAGAGGGGCTCGGACTGGGCTGCGTCCAGCTTTGCTCCAGGAAGCCCGATGTGGGCAGCCCTAGATGAGCAAATGCTACAGAAAGGGATCCAGGCTTCGCTCCTGGAGGCATCAGTGCAGGGTCCCCAGAGCTCGGTGTGGTTGCCCAAGGCCTCCGTGTCTTCTCTACG ACTGCAGCAGCTGGAGCACATGGGATTTCCCACTGAGCAGGCCGCAGTAGCCTTGGCAGCTACAGGACGTGTGGAGGGTGCAGTGTCTCTGCTGGTTGAAGGGCTGGTGGACACTGAGACCCTAGGGACCGAGGGGAGGAGTGGTCCTGCCCACTGCAAGGGCGCTGGGCCCTCATAG